The genomic interval GAGATTTCATCATGAGAACCGAGATTCATTCCGTTCAGCCCACGACGCACGCCACCTGGGGGGCGGACCCGCTGGTGGGGCAGGTGCTGCATGGCCGCTTCCAGGTGCTGGCGCCGTTGGGTGGCGAGGGGCCGATGCGGCTGTACCGCGCCCTCCAGCTCCCGGCGAGGCGCGAGGTGGCGCTGCGAGTGTTGAGCACCGCCTACTCCGATGGAGAGGCGCAGCGAGGATTCCTGCATGAGGCCCGCGTGGCCGCGAGCCTGGGGCATCCCAACACCGTCACCGTGTTGGACGCGGGGCGGACCGACGAGGGCACCGTGTACGCCGCGATGGAGTGTGTGCGGGGCCACACGTTGGCGGAGCACCTCCAGTCGGGGCCGCTGCCGTGGAAGCAGGCGGTGGCCCTGGCGCGAGGCGTGGGCCGTTCGCTTCGCCACGCTCATCAGGCGGGCGTGGTGCACGGCGAGGTCTCCTCGTCGAACGTCATGCTGGTGACGGATGCGGAGCACCTGCACGTGAAGGTGAAGGGCTTTGGCCGGACCCGGCCCGTCGCCGCGCGGACCGAGCGCCTCTCCGTGCGAGGCGTCACCGAGGGCGGCGTGCCGCCGGACGCACCCGCGTACATGGCGCCAGAGCGCGCGCGTCAGGTGGTGGACGCGAGCGGAGATGTCTATTCGCTGGGCGTGGTGCTGTTCGAGATGTTGATGGGGCGTGTGCCCTTCGTGTCGGAGGACCCGCTGGCGCTGGTCTTCGCCCACCACAAGGAGACTCCGCCGCGCTTCGCCGAGCTGCGTCCGGACCTGGACATCCCCGCGGCCGTGGAGGCCGTGGTGCGCCGCTGTCTGGAGAAGCAGCCCGAGCAGCGCTTCGCCTCCATGGGGGCGGTGCTCGAGGCGCTGCGCGAGGTGGGGGGTGAGGGCGAGGGGTTGGCTTCCATCATGGGGTTCCGCGCGCCGGCGCCCCGGTGGGTCACCGCCGTCACGGGCCTCTTCCGGGATTGAACCTTCCAGGTTCAGTGACGCGTTGTTGACGTTGGTTCTCGGGGCAGGGTGACGCTGAACGTGGCGCCCTGCCCTGGGGTGCTCTCCACGTGGATGGAGCCCCCCAGGGCCTGGACGATTTCCCGCGCAATCCAGAGGCCTAGGCCGAAGCCGCCGTAGTGCCGCACGGACACGGCGCGCTCGAAGCGCTCGAAGATGCGCGACAGGTCCTCCTCGGCGATGCCCATCCCGTGGTCCCTCACCTGGAGCCAGGCGAGGCCGTCCTGCTCTCGCAGGGAGATTTCCACGGGCTTGCCAGCGCCGTACTTCATCGCGTTGGACAGCAGGCTCGCCACCACCTGCTCCACCCGCGAGGCATCCCATTGGCCGATGAGCGGGTGGTCTGGCGCGTCGAAGCGCACGGGGCAGCCCGCGCGGAGGAACGCTTCACGCCCGCGCTCGAGCTGGCTTCGCAGCAGGGCCACCAGGTCCACCGGCCCGAGCGTCACGTCGAGCGGGCCCTGGGAGATTCGGGAGATGTCCAGCAGGTCATTCACCAGCCGCCCCAGGCGCTGGGTCTGCGCGTTGGCGGACTCCAGCCGTGCGGAGAGCCGCTCCCGAGGCAGGGGCGTGGCCGAGGTGGCCTGGGACTGGAGTCCCTGGAGGTGCAGTTGGAGCGAGGTGAGCGGCGTCTTCAGCTCGTGCGCGGCGATGGAGAGGAAGTCATCGCGGCGGCGCACCGCCTCCTGTTCGGCGCGGAAGTTCTCCGCGTTCTCCAGCGCCGCTCCGGCCAGCACAGTGATGAACGCGGCCAGGCGCTCTTCCTGTTCGCCGAACAACGCGTCCACCTGCCGGTGGGTGGCCACCACGCAGGCCACCGTCTTGCCGCGCACCTGGATGGGCGCGCAGAGCAGGGAGCGCACACCGCGCAGCGCCATGCTTTCGCTCACGCCCCCAGGAAGGCCGTGTCCCAGCACGATGATGCGGCCTGTCTCCATCACGCGGGCGAGGGCGTCGCGGCTCAGGCCCTGGGCCGCCGCTGCTTCGTCGGCGTCTGCCTGTCGAGGGTCCACCACCGCGCAGTCCTGGGCGCGCAGCAATTCCCGCATCGACTCGCGCACGGCGTCGAACACGGCTTCGCAGGACAGCGCGGACGCAAGCCTCCGGCCCGCCTCCAGCA from Myxococcus stipitatus carries:
- a CDS encoding serine/threonine-protein kinase, with protein sequence MRTEIHSVQPTTHATWGADPLVGQVLHGRFQVLAPLGGEGPMRLYRALQLPARREVALRVLSTAYSDGEAQRGFLHEARVAASLGHPNTVTVLDAGRTDEGTVYAAMECVRGHTLAEHLQSGPLPWKQAVALARGVGRSLRHAHQAGVVHGEVSSSNVMLVTDAEHLHVKVKGFGRTRPVAARTERLSVRGVTEGGVPPDAPAYMAPERARQVVDASGDVYSLGVVLFEMLMGRVPFVSEDPLALVFAHHKETPPRFAELRPDLDIPAAVEAVVRRCLEKQPEQRFASMGAVLEALREVGGEGEGLASIMGFRAPAPRWVTAVTGLFRD